From the Deinococcus misasensis DSM 22328 genome, one window contains:
- a CDS encoding tetratricopeptide repeat protein, protein MNLNPALKISMVKKALFLMLALGFTPALAGAKECQSTYAAKDYTQAFQICQEPAQSGDRVAQFLLAYSLENGLGTSKDLAAAFGWYSKAAEQGEPSSQNNLGLMYQEGRGTTRDLEKARFWFQKAADQGNVNGMINLGTLYMKGQGGPQDDQKAVQLFLQAAMKNNSRAQNLLGDMYFYGRGIKMSDTEAIFWYRKAADQGNTTAMLNLGNMYLNGRGVEKNLTEAQNWFEKSARAGNKAAQVQLDQLKKAQEQPETAPDTLFEEVEVQVVGPREGSKVRGKTVVVTVRLSSPVTGFVPFVLVNGDEVEAEPSMDLSGRVSLFTLSIPLPEDAEEYRLEIGGAPTDTYQVIAAFLTLLPE, encoded by the coding sequence ATGAACCTCAATCCTGCTTTAAAAATATCCATGGTCAAAAAAGCTTTATTTCTGATGCTGGCTCTGGGCTTCACACCTGCCCTTGCAGGGGCCAAGGAATGCCAGAGCACCTATGCCGCCAAAGATTACACGCAGGCATTCCAGATCTGTCAGGAACCTGCCCAGAGCGGGGATCGGGTGGCCCAGTTCCTTTTGGCTTACAGTCTGGAAAATGGTCTGGGAACCAGCAAGGATCTGGCAGCAGCTTTTGGCTGGTATTCCAAAGCTGCTGAACAAGGCGAACCCTCATCCCAAAACAATCTGGGCCTGATGTATCAGGAGGGCAGGGGCACCACCCGGGACCTTGAGAAAGCCCGTTTCTGGTTCCAGAAGGCTGCAGATCAGGGCAATGTCAATGGCATGATCAATCTGGGCACCCTGTACATGAAGGGTCAGGGAGGTCCCCAGGACGATCAGAAAGCGGTGCAGTTGTTTTTGCAGGCAGCCATGAAAAACAACAGTCGGGCACAGAACCTGTTGGGTGACATGTATTTTTATGGTCGGGGCATCAAGATGAGCGACACCGAAGCCATTTTCTGGTACCGCAAAGCTGCCGATCAGGGCAACACCACCGCCATGCTCAATCTGGGCAACATGTACCTGAATGGTCGGGGCGTGGAAAAGAATCTGACGGAGGCCCAGAACTGGTTTGAAAAATCCGCCAGAGCAGGCAACAAAGCTGCTCAGGTGCAATTGGACCAGTTGAAAAAAGCACAGGAACAACCCGAGACCGCACCAGACACCCTGTTTGAGGAAGTGGAGGTGCAGGTGGTGGGTCCCAGAGAGGGCAGCAAAGTCAGGGGTAAAACCGTTGTGGTGACGGTGCGCCTGTCCAGTCCTGTCACAGGCTTTGTGCCTTTTGTGCTGGTCAATGGAGATGAAGTCGAGGCCGAACCCAGCATGGACCTCTCGGGCCGGGTTTCGCTGTTCACCCTGAGCATTCCTTTGCCAGAGGATGCAGAGGAATACCGTCTGGAAATTGGGGGGGCTCCCACCGACACTTATCAGGTGATTGCAGCCTTTTTGACGTTGCTGCCAGAGTAA
- a CDS encoding transglutaminase-like domain-containing protein, whose product MKPSPELLNFYRSHSPFSRSERLQIAPDQSLADLVQVVQNHLLHYAWPRAYGLEIPEDQYQQINTRFVDRFLEARAQSGCALQNRTLPEQRHLGCCRDFSLFLTAMLREKGIPARNRVGFAGYFQKGHWHDHVITEFWNGERWVRVDAQLDELQRQAVGISFDPLDLPDDQEVYVTAAEAWQLYRSGQIDPQHYAVFPGSPFQGPNFIRLNLLHELWALNKRELLLWEGPELFHQHIHDLSEADLVKLDELAADLTTRPESLETLQKWLNAPEPLEIRCIAPNGFQEVWNWNTLQSGA is encoded by the coding sequence ATGAAACCCTCGCCTGAACTTCTGAATTTCTACCGCTCACACAGCCCTTTTTCACGGTCCGAACGCTTGCAGATTGCACCAGACCAGAGCCTTGCCGATCTGGTGCAGGTGGTCCAGAACCACTTGCTGCACTACGCTTGGCCCAGAGCTTACGGCCTTGAAATTCCTGAAGACCAGTACCAGCAAATCAACACCCGTTTTGTGGACCGCTTTCTGGAAGCCAGAGCCCAGTCGGGTTGTGCTTTGCAGAACCGCACCCTGCCAGAACAGAGGCACCTCGGGTGTTGCCGCGATTTTTCCCTGTTCCTGACGGCCATGTTGCGTGAAAAGGGCATTCCTGCCCGCAACCGTGTGGGTTTTGCAGGGTATTTCCAGAAAGGCCACTGGCACGACCATGTGATCACCGAATTCTGGAACGGTGAACGCTGGGTTCGGGTGGATGCTCAATTGGACGAATTGCAACGTCAAGCAGTGGGCATCTCCTTTGATCCTCTGGACCTGCCTGACGATCAGGAGGTTTACGTCACAGCAGCAGAAGCATGGCAACTGTACCGCTCTGGCCAAATCGACCCGCAACATTACGCAGTGTTCCCCGGCTCGCCTTTTCAAGGCCCCAACTTCATTCGCTTGAACCTTCTGCATGAATTGTGGGCCTTGAACAAGCGGGAACTCCTGCTCTGGGAAGGACCAGAGCTGTTTCACCAGCACATCCATGACCTTTCAGAAGCAGACCTTGTGAAACTGGATGAACTGGCAGCAGACCTGACCACCAGACCAGAGTCTCTTGAGACCCTTCAGAAGTGGCTGAATGCCCCCGAGCCTCTGGAAATCCGCTGCATTGCTCCCAACGGTTTTCAGGAGGTCTGGAATTGGAATACACTCCAGTCAGGTGCTTGA